The Fulvia fulva chromosome 6, complete sequence genome includes a window with the following:
- a CDS encoding Cytochrome P450 monooxygenase BOT3, which produces MNPFFSMKKVQELEGRVKVHVEKLRDRFLEIKGTGEVMNVMAATSALTLDVISGYSFGKSCNTLDTPDMGLWICKMLEDGFRPERFLGERGKEVLRYMVPFERGPRNCLGVNLAWSEMYLAVAAVVGGVEGLELVGTGIRDVTVDREYFIGVFPKESKGVRVKVNG; this is translated from the exons ATGAATCCTTTCTTCAGTATGAAGAAGGTACAGGAGTTGGAGGGACGGGTGAAGGTGCATGTGGAGAAGTTGAGGGATAGGTTCTTGGAGATCAAGGGGACGGGAGAGGTGATGAATGTTATGGCGGCTACGAGTGCTTTGACGCTGG ATGTGATCTCGGGGTACTCCTTCGGCAAAAGCTGTAACACCCTCGACACGCCAGATATGGGTCTCTGGATCTGCAAGATGCTGGAAGATGGCTTCAGGCCGGAGAGGTTTCTGGGTGAGAGGGGGAAGGAGGTGTTGAGGTATATGGTGCCGTTTGAGAGGGGGCCGAGGAATTGTTTGGGTGTGAATTTGGCGTGGAGTGAGATGTATTTGGCTGTTGCGGCGGTGGTGGGCGGAGTAGAGGGATTGGAGTTGGTGGGGACGGGTATTCGGGATGTTAC GGTTGATCGAGAATACTTCATCGGGGTGTTTCCGAAGGAGAGTAAGGGTGTGAGGGTCAAGGTCAATGGGTGA